One genomic window of Daphnia pulex isolate KAP4 chromosome 10, ASM2113471v1 includes the following:
- the LOC124204318 gene encoding segmentation protein even-skipped-like, whose translation MQPLFRPMEGHQLHHFANFHHLSQHHHEAMAAAAAAAAAAARMNSTPVSDEELDMDDSVSLSSNQDGSCTSPSAPRQEKVTESHQNINAGSSNSANLGSSSSSEAMNNQQGQGPAVRRYRTAFSREQLARLEKEFLQENYVSRPRRCELAAQLGLQESTIKVWFQNRRMKDKRQRMSLAWPVADPMFAAYLLQAAGYPYPLPGMPGVNPAACYGQMPQQVQQPIGMNRYSPYGAMPLRPHPHTPPTAHHPVFGFPGATSSPLCPSSQQQHSLRLPTGQYPTSIPSSAGSPSNNVQPLSLKMPPTPPAHLQLRLPTSPSTLSQGASSRTPSPVSPLYSSSSLGAQGGHQASSNGHNSSFSDRSDRSVSSPITPPATQTSPPANPPRLFQPYKLHDLPTEKV comes from the exons ATGCAGCCACTGTTCAGACCGATGGAAGGCCACCAGCTCCACCATTTCGCCAATTTCCACCATTTGAGCCAACATCATCACGAGGCTatggccgctgctgctgctgccgccgcagccgccgcccgGATGAATTCCACTCCGGTCAGCGATGAAGAGCTCGACATGGATGATTCAGTCTCCTTGTCCAGCAACCAAGACGGATCCTGCACTTCACCATCAGCTCCTCGTCAGGAGAAAGTCACTG AATCCCATCAAAACATTAACGCCGGCTCTTCAAATTCGGCCAATTTGGGATCATCTTCCTCATCTGAGGCCATGAACAACCAACAAGGTCAAGGGCCAGCCGTCCGCCGTTACAGGACGGCCTTCAGCCGCGAACAATTGGCCCGTCTGGAGAAGGAATTCCTCCAGGAGAATTACGTTTCTCGCCCTAGACGTTGTGAATTGGCCGCCCAGCTCGGCCTCCAGGAGTCGACCATCAAAGTCTGGTTCCAGAACCGACGCATGAAGGACAAGCGCCAACGCATGTCGCTGGCCTGGCCAGTGGCCGACCCCATGTTCGCCGCCTATTTGCTCCAAGCCGCCGGATACCCTTACCCGTTGCCGGGCATGCCGGGAGTCAATCCGGCCGCCTGTTACGGCCAAATGCCCCAACAAGTCCAACAGCCGATCGGCATGAACCGCTACTCTCCCTACGGAGCCATGCCACTCCGCCCTCATCCGCACACTCCGCCGACGGCCCATCATCCCGTCTTTGGATTCCCAGGAGCCACTTCATCGCCCCTATGCCCCAgctcccagcagcagcacagtctGCGCTTGCCCACTGGACAATACCCGACATCCATCCCGTCCAGCGCTGGAAGCCCAAGCAACAATGTCCAGCCGCTGTCACTGAAGATGCCGCCAACTCCTCCGGCTCACCTTCAGCTCCGTCTGCCCACGTCGCCATCGACCCTGAGCCAAGGAGCCAGCAGCCGGACCCCGTCTCCAGTCTCACCACTTTACAGCAGCTCCAGTTTGGGCGCCCAGGGAGGCCACCAGGCCAGCAGCAACGGACACAACAGCAGCTTCTCCGATCGCTCTGATCGCTCCGTCAGCTCGCCCATCACGCCACCGGCCACTCAGACATCACCACCGGCTAATCCACCACGTCTCTTCCAGCCGTACAAGTTGCACGATCTGCCAActgaaaaagtttaa
- the LOC124206340 gene encoding pyrroline-5-carboxylate reductase-like: MELSSAKVGFIGAGNMAQALGKGMISAGLLKANQIWANAPDDGTLDVWKAWGCNVLINDNTSVFETCDIVVLAVKPNLFPVIVRELKQCKGPDNQLVLSVMSGITIADIEKGLYSKVSNLKAIIRVMPNTPALVSAGCAVYSLNEHASCKHADVTMKIFESVGICHQVPESQLNAFTGLSGSGPAYVYMAIEALSDGAVKMGIPRPLATQFAAQMVYGSAKMVLDTKRHPGSLRDDVCSPGGTTIAGVHALEKAGFRCALMDAVEAATKRAQEQSAHK, from the exons ATGGAGTTGTCGTCAGCCAAAGTTGGTTTCATCGGAGCCGGTAATATGGCACAAGCCCTCGGAAAAGGAATGATCTCAGCTG GTCTGTTGAAGGCCAATCAGATTTGGGCCAATGCTCCAGATGATGGCACTCTAGATGTCTGGAAAGCTTGGGGATGCAATGTTCTCATCAATGACAACA CTTCCGTCTTTGAGACATGTGATATCGTGGTGCTGGCAGTCAAGCCAAACTTGTTTCCAGTCATTGTCAGGGAATTGAAACAATGCAAAGGACCAGACAATCAATTGGTTCTGTCAGTCATGAGTGGAATTACTATTGCTGATATTGAAAAA GGTCTTTATTCCAAAGTATCCAATTTAAAAGCCATCATCAGGGTCATGCCCAATACACCAGCACTGGTGAGTGCTGGCTGTGCAG TGTATTCCCTGAATGAGCATGCATCTTGCAAACACGCTGATGTGACTATGAAGATCTTTGAGAGTGTAGGAATTTGCCACCAAGTGCCCGAATCTCAACTGAATGCCTTCACAGGATTGAGCGGGAGCGGCCCAGCCTAT GTCTATATGGCCATCGAGGCCCTCTCGGACGGAGCAGTAAAAATGGGAATCCCTCGACCGTTGGCGACCCAATTCGCCGCTCAAATGGTTTATGGATCGGCCAAAATGGTCCTCGATACCAAGCGTCATCCCGGCTCATTGAGAGATGACG TGTGCTCGCCTGGAGGAACGACCATCGCTGGCGTCCATGCCCTTGAAAAAGCCGGATTCAG GTGCGCATTGATGGATGCCGTCGAGGCGGCGACAAAACGGGCCCAGGAACAAAGCGCTCACAAATAG